From Bacillus basilensis, a single genomic window includes:
- a CDS encoding DUF4020 domain-containing protein, translated as MTFLGKGESWVWITSEVEIPDELIDHLEQGKLVLFVGAGVSMKGKSNLPNFDDLVDEIAKTLYVETREITEPHDYYLGKIAKTKDVHQVARDLVHIEKSKPNPLHYAIPRLFPLDTEVRIVTTNFDRHFTTVMKEMNRELNVYYAPALPTGRAFKGLAYIHGNIEQEKEALILTDGDFGRAYLTEGWARRFLVDLFSNYTVLFVGYSHNDPVMKYLATGLPPSTRRYAFVAQGENTYHWEHLGIRPIVYPNKGNNHQSLVKAVKRWAELMGDNYITKRMRIRDIVTVPPSVEQEQLSYIKQSIKKIETVRYFVEFAHDYEWVEWLEAEGKLQNLFLVTSNYNEVDELLAEWLVEQFLFSHQKELFQLIFKNHSKISPLLWRTICSYLNETKMKMDPLLFARWTLLLLETAEKDSKSIEKISNLLQKCSFPEHKEIALLLLAFILDGKLKLKRERRWGNDTQESIELEESSRLPVSTFSYVEQIWNEKMKPHISYYAVPIMMMGIEKMRMLSLRQMALKKRDKENVEKEFQQNDLAFLIQIVKECLAYLCENNEQKANYYITEMIEANSILQKRIAIDAMNKNIFVGADEKIKWLLQEGILLDVTYKHEVFQLIKNHFALSLEKTKEEVVQIILKDLAEERTFDVCLVLDLLFTCDSNSPSTAKGYELMKQKHPHFHSDRYSVQKKETTEQSITCNVTADGLLQLKDEEIMKQVRQFSHDGVFEQRHFLEMLSKACKLNTEWSISFAYQLVGMHEISNEVWFVCIREWRNNRGLTNEQIQKIIPLLQKFVRNTSFHWLISSFLYEISNRLEELEENSIRNVKRFAFSVFPQVMKGDTDFKLGKQDFYNESIQHPVGKMTAVLLKLLSYDHLYDRNVYEYLFLFEEQVRVSSERTNFMLARLVADITFLYHIEKQWCRKYLLPYLDLKKENEITKYAWAGLCYTQINLPLFTEMKRFIKYAVEHLEVLHPHTREAFLKWLSFVFIKCVLYWEQKTDWLYPLLIRENEENKIKFMQFLCYYVKTLSAKEQQKFWAAWLSIFLRERPKMGEITAREYVMLLRIILFMDEIVERGLSIICKTFSDVDGKGNQIELKQLFNEILQKTKSIKMYKELYANVFFTLLQTLQEADLLEAEIIQIKEVLIRYGVEKCVLNAIDNEIIRIGIVMENLQEEM; from the coding sequence ATGACATTTTTAGGTAAGGGGGAATCCTGGGTGTGGATTACTTCAGAAGTAGAAATTCCAGATGAGTTAATTGATCATCTGGAACAAGGAAAGTTAGTATTATTTGTTGGAGCGGGAGTTTCTATGAAAGGGAAATCAAACTTACCGAATTTTGATGATCTTGTTGATGAAATTGCGAAAACGTTATATGTAGAAACGCGTGAAATAACAGAACCGCATGATTATTATCTTGGAAAAATAGCGAAAACAAAAGATGTACATCAAGTTGCAAGAGACCTAGTTCATATAGAAAAGTCAAAGCCGAATCCGCTTCATTATGCGATTCCGAGGTTGTTTCCTTTAGATACGGAAGTCCGCATTGTAACGACAAATTTTGATCGACATTTTACAACTGTAATGAAAGAAATGAATAGAGAATTAAACGTATATTACGCACCTGCGTTACCTACAGGTAGAGCGTTTAAAGGACTCGCTTACATACATGGCAATATAGAACAAGAGAAAGAAGCGTTAATTTTAACAGATGGTGATTTTGGAAGGGCTTACTTAACGGAAGGATGGGCAAGAAGATTTTTAGTTGATTTATTCTCGAATTATACCGTTTTATTCGTTGGGTATAGCCATAATGATCCAGTAATGAAATATTTAGCGACTGGTTTACCACCAAGTACAAGGCGTTATGCATTTGTCGCACAAGGGGAAAATACGTACCACTGGGAGCATTTGGGAATACGGCCGATTGTATATCCGAATAAAGGTAATAATCATCAATCTCTTGTTAAAGCAGTGAAGCGATGGGCGGAATTAATGGGGGATAACTATATTACAAAACGAATGCGAATTCGTGACATTGTAACAGTTCCACCGTCAGTAGAGCAGGAACAATTATCATACATAAAACAGTCAATTAAAAAAATTGAAACGGTCCGCTACTTTGTTGAATTTGCTCACGATTATGAATGGGTGGAATGGCTTGAAGCAGAAGGGAAATTACAAAATTTATTCTTAGTTACATCAAACTATAATGAGGTAGATGAATTACTTGCAGAATGGTTAGTGGAACAATTTCTTTTTAGTCATCAAAAAGAATTATTTCAATTAATTTTTAAAAATCATTCTAAAATATCTCCTTTATTATGGAGGACAATTTGTAGCTACTTAAACGAAACGAAAATGAAAATGGATCCGTTATTGTTTGCAAGATGGACACTTCTTTTATTAGAAACAGCTGAAAAAGATAGTAAATCAATTGAAAAAATTTCTAACTTACTGCAAAAATGTTCTTTCCCTGAGCATAAAGAGATTGCTTTATTGTTACTAGCGTTTATTTTGGACGGAAAACTTAAATTGAAGCGAGAAAGAAGATGGGGAAATGATACGCAAGAATCAATAGAACTTGAGGAATCGAGTCGTTTACCAGTGTCTACATTTTCTTATGTGGAGCAAATTTGGAATGAGAAGATGAAACCGCATATTTCCTATTACGCCGTTCCAATTATGATGATGGGAATAGAGAAGATGCGAATGTTATCACTAAGGCAAATGGCACTGAAGAAAAGGGATAAGGAAAATGTGGAAAAAGAATTCCAGCAAAATGATCTTGCATTTTTAATTCAAATTGTAAAAGAATGTTTAGCCTATTTATGTGAAAACAATGAGCAAAAAGCAAATTATTATATTACAGAAATGATAGAAGCAAACAGCATACTTCAAAAACGAATTGCAATTGATGCGATGAATAAAAATATATTTGTTGGCGCCGATGAGAAAATTAAATGGTTGTTACAGGAAGGTATTCTTTTAGATGTCACGTATAAACACGAAGTTTTTCAACTAATAAAAAATCATTTCGCACTCTCTTTAGAAAAAACAAAGGAAGAAGTCGTTCAAATTATACTGAAGGACCTTGCAGAGGAGAGGACATTTGATGTTTGTTTAGTCTTAGATTTATTATTCACTTGCGATTCGAATAGTCCATCTACGGCGAAAGGTTATGAGTTAATGAAGCAAAAACATCCTCACTTTCATTCTGATCGATACAGTGTACAAAAGAAAGAGACTACAGAACAAAGTATTACTTGTAATGTAACTGCTGATGGATTATTGCAGCTGAAAGACGAAGAAATTATGAAACAAGTTCGTCAATTTTCTCATGATGGTGTTTTTGAACAACGTCATTTTTTAGAGATGTTATCGAAAGCATGTAAATTGAATACAGAATGGAGTATTTCATTTGCTTATCAATTAGTTGGAATGCACGAAATAAGTAATGAAGTATGGTTTGTTTGTATTAGAGAGTGGCGAAATAACCGAGGACTGACAAATGAACAAATCCAAAAAATTATTCCGCTATTGCAGAAATTTGTTAGGAATACTTCTTTTCATTGGTTAATTAGTAGTTTTCTATATGAAATTAGTAATCGATTAGAAGAGTTAGAGGAAAATAGTATACGCAATGTGAAACGGTTTGCGTTTTCGGTATTCCCTCAAGTAATGAAAGGTGATACAGATTTTAAGCTGGGAAAACAAGATTTTTACAATGAATCAATCCAGCATCCTGTTGGGAAAATGACAGCTGTATTATTAAAATTGTTATCATATGATCATTTATACGATCGTAATGTGTATGAATATTTATTTTTATTTGAAGAACAAGTAAGAGTTAGTTCAGAACGGACAAATTTTATGTTAGCTCGTTTAGTAGCAGATATTACATTTCTTTATCATATTGAGAAGCAATGGTGCCGAAAATATTTGTTACCGTATTTAGATTTAAAGAAGGAAAATGAAATTACGAAATATGCATGGGCAGGCTTATGTTACACGCAAATAAATTTACCTTTATTTACAGAAATGAAGCGATTTATTAAGTATGCGGTAGAACATTTGGAAGTATTACATCCGCATACGAGGGAAGCTTTCTTGAAATGGCTTAGTTTTGTATTTATTAAATGTGTACTGTATTGGGAGCAAAAAACAGATTGGTTATACCCTTTACTGATACGAGAAAATGAAGAAAATAAAATTAAATTTATGCAGTTTTTATGCTATTACGTCAAAACGTTAAGTGCAAAAGAACAACAAAAATTTTGGGCAGCTTGGCTTAGTATATTTTTGCGAGAACGACCGAAAATGGGTGAAATCACAGCTAGAGAATATGTAATGCTTTTACGTATTATTTTATTTATGGATGAAATAGTAGAAAGAGGATTATCTATCATATGTAAAACGTTTTCGGACGTGGATGGAAAAGGAAATCAAATAGAGTTAAAACAGTTATTTAATGAAATACTTCAAAAGACAAAGAGTATAAAAATGTATAAAGAATTGTATGCAAATGTCTTTTTCACTTTACTGCAAACGCTTCAGGAAGCCGATTTACTTGAAGCTGAAATCATTCAAATAAAAGAAGTATTAATCCGGTATGGAGTAGAAAAATGTGTATTAAATGCAATAGATAATGAGATAATTCGCATCGGAATTGTTATGGAGAATTTACAAGAAGAAATGTAG
- a CDS encoding YndM family protein yields MNGFTVVLIKFISCIIAFSIGLALFFPATFVQIISFSLFVTIVSYMFVDKIILNRIGNTGAIMSDFLLTYLSVWIFGNILLDNYMQIAWGSILSAIVFTLSEVIVHRFSGSHTRHHNDNIHINRRFAYGTEFAEEQNVLDKDKKK; encoded by the coding sequence TTGAATGGTTTTACTGTAGTACTAATTAAGTTTATATCGTGCATTATCGCATTTAGTATTGGACTCGCTTTATTTTTCCCAGCAACTTTCGTCCAAATTATTTCGTTCAGTCTCTTCGTTACAATCGTATCTTATATGTTCGTTGATAAAATTATTTTAAATCGAATTGGCAATACTGGTGCCATTATGTCGGATTTTTTACTAACATATTTAAGCGTATGGATTTTCGGTAATATTTTATTAGACAACTATATGCAAATTGCATGGGGAAGCATCCTTTCCGCGATTGTCTTCACATTATCAGAAGTAATCGTTCATCGCTTCTCTGGCTCCCACACAAGGCACCACAACGATAATATTCATATTAATCGACGATTTGCATATGGTACGGAGTTTGCGGAAGAACAGAATGTGTTGGATAAAGATAAGAAGAAGTAA
- the tyrA gene encoding prephenate dehydrogenase, giving the protein MRKNLVLIGTGLIGGSLALAIKKEHDVTITGYDIFQEQVERAKELHVVDEIAVDLQHACEEAHLIVFASPVEETKKLLHKLALFSLREDVIVTDVGSTKGTIMNEAEALFSKEVSFIGGHPMAGSHKTGVESAKAHLFENAFYILTPMNHVPSEQVEELKCWLKGTGSHFLVLNTEEHDYVTGIVSHFPHLIAAGLVKQVEKHAGDNPLIHQLAAGGFKDITRIASSSPKMWSDIVKQNREHLMVLLKEWISEMEGLYHTVSTGDAGEIQNYFADAKEYRDSLPVRKRGAIPAYHDLYVDVLDKVGALAHITSILAREEISITNLQILEAREGLLGVLRISFQREEDRMKAKLALGEEKYQTYETI; this is encoded by the coding sequence ATGCGTAAAAATTTAGTATTAATTGGAACAGGTTTAATAGGAGGCTCTCTTGCATTAGCAATTAAAAAAGAGCACGATGTAACGATAACAGGTTATGATATATTTCAAGAACAAGTAGAGCGTGCAAAAGAATTACATGTAGTAGATGAAATAGCAGTAGATTTACAGCATGCATGTGAAGAGGCACATTTAATTGTTTTTGCTTCTCCTGTTGAAGAAACGAAGAAGTTATTACACAAATTAGCGTTATTTAGTTTACGAGAAGATGTTATTGTAACCGATGTTGGTAGTACAAAAGGCACGATTATGAATGAAGCGGAAGCATTGTTTTCAAAGGAAGTTTCTTTCATTGGTGGACATCCAATGGCAGGTTCTCATAAAACGGGAGTTGAAAGTGCAAAAGCGCATTTATTTGAAAATGCATTTTACATTTTAACACCGATGAATCATGTGCCAAGTGAACAAGTGGAAGAACTAAAGTGTTGGTTAAAAGGAACAGGATCTCATTTTCTTGTTTTAAATACAGAAGAACATGATTATGTAACAGGGATTGTTAGCCATTTTCCGCACCTTATCGCGGCAGGATTAGTAAAGCAAGTAGAGAAACATGCAGGAGATAATCCGCTCATTCATCAACTTGCTGCGGGAGGTTTTAAAGACATTACACGCATTGCATCTAGTAGTCCGAAAATGTGGAGTGATATTGTAAAGCAAAATCGTGAGCATTTAATGGTATTATTAAAAGAGTGGATCTCTGAGATGGAAGGTTTATATCATACAGTCTCTACCGGAGATGCGGGCGAGATTCAAAACTATTTTGCAGATGCGAAAGAATACCGTGATTCTTTACCAGTACGAAAGAGAGGGGCAATTCCTGCCTATCACGACTTATATGTCGATGTTTTAGATAAAGTAGGGGCATTAGCTCATATTACGAGTATTTTAGCCCGCGAGGAAATTAGTATTACGAACTTGCAAATATTAGAAGCACGTGAAGGATTACTTGGGGTATTACGTATTAGCTTCCAAAGAGAAGAAGATCGTATGAAAGCAAAGCTAGCGCTTGGAGAAGAAAAATACCAAACTTATGAAACAATTTAA
- the hisC gene encoding histidinol-phosphate transaminase — MQVKDQLSSLQPYKPGKSPEQMKEVYGDHSFVKLASNENPFGCSPRVLDELQKSWLEHALYPDGGATTLRQTIANKLHVKMEQVLCGSGLDEVIQMISRAVLKAGDNIITAGATFPQYRHHAIIEGCEVKEVALNNGVYDLDEISSVVDNNTKIVWICNPNNPTGTYVNDRKLTQFIEGISENTLIVIDEAYCEYVTAKDFPETLPLLEKHKNILVLRTFSKAYGLASFRVGYAIGQEELIEKLNVVRLPFNVSSLAQKAATIAFGDDEFIEQIVRVNTEGLRQYESFCKENEIPFYQSQTNFIFLPVENGGEIYEACAHAGFIIRPFPNGVRITVGTREQNEGVISVLKQHFENKKRKSRDEANA, encoded by the coding sequence ATGCAAGTAAAAGATCAACTATCATCATTACAACCATATAAACCAGGTAAATCACCTGAACAAATGAAAGAAGTGTACGGAGATCATTCGTTTGTTAAATTAGCATCGAATGAAAATCCATTCGGCTGCTCACCACGTGTTTTAGATGAGTTGCAAAAATCGTGGTTGGAACATGCATTATACCCTGACGGAGGTGCTACAACGCTCCGTCAAACAATTGCAAATAAGTTACATGTGAAAATGGAACAAGTACTTTGCGGTAGTGGTTTAGATGAAGTCATTCAAATGATAAGCAGAGCAGTACTCAAAGCAGGAGATAACATCATAACGGCTGGTGCAACATTCCCGCAGTACCGCCATCATGCAATTATAGAAGGTTGCGAAGTGAAGGAAGTTGCGTTAAATAACGGTGTATACGACTTAGACGAAATTTCTTCAGTAGTAGATAACAATACAAAAATCGTATGGATTTGTAACCCGAACAATCCAACAGGCACATATGTGAATGACCGAAAATTGACTCAATTCATTGAAGGGATTAGTGAAAATACGTTAATTGTCATTGATGAAGCGTACTGTGAATACGTAACAGCAAAAGATTTCCCAGAGACATTACCGCTTTTAGAAAAACATAAAAACATTCTTGTACTTAGAACATTTTCTAAAGCGTACGGATTAGCTTCTTTCCGCGTTGGATATGCGATTGGACAGGAAGAGCTAATCGAGAAATTAAATGTCGTACGTTTGCCATTTAACGTATCTTCATTAGCGCAAAAAGCAGCGACGATTGCTTTTGGTGATGACGAGTTTATTGAACAAATAGTTCGTGTGAATACAGAAGGTTTACGACAATACGAGAGTTTCTGTAAGGAAAATGAAATTCCATTTTATCAGTCACAAACAAATTTCATCTTCTTGCCAGTAGAAAATGGTGGAGAGATTTATGAAGCTTGCGCACACGCAGGGTTTATTATTCGTCCGTTCCCAAATGGTGTCCGTATTACAGTCGGAACAAGGGAGCAAAATGAAGGAGTGATTTCAGTGTTAAAACAACACTTTGAAAATAAAAAAAGAAAGTCTCGAGATGAGGCAAATGCGTAA
- a CDS encoding bifunctional 3-deoxy-7-phosphoheptulonate synthase/chorismate mutase: MANHELDQLRKQVDEINLQLLHLLNKRGEIVQKIGEQKQVQGTKRFDPVREREVLDMIAENNEGPFETSTVQHIFKTIFKASLELQEDDNRKALLVSRKKKQENTIVDVKGELIGNGTQTFIMGPCAVESLEQVRQVGQAMKDQGLKLMRGGAFKPRTSPYDFQGLGVEGLQILRQVADEFDLAIISEILNPNDVEMALDYVDVIQVGARNMQNFDLLRAVGKVNKPVLLKRGLAATIDEFINAAEYIIAQGNDQIILCERGIRTYERATRNTLDISAVPILKKETHLPVIVDVTHSTGRRDLLLPTAKAALAIGADAVMAEVHPDPAVALSDSAQQMDIPEFHRFMDELKGFKNKLS; the protein is encoded by the coding sequence ATGGCAAATCATGAATTAGATCAATTACGTAAACAGGTAGATGAAATTAACTTACAACTATTACACCTTTTAAACAAACGTGGTGAAATCGTTCAAAAAATTGGGGAACAAAAGCAAGTACAAGGTACGAAACGTTTTGATCCAGTACGTGAGCGTGAAGTACTTGATATGATCGCAGAGAATAACGAAGGACCATTCGAAACGTCAACAGTTCAACATATTTTCAAAACAATCTTCAAAGCTAGCTTAGAATTACAAGAAGATGATAACCGTAAAGCATTACTAGTTTCACGTAAAAAGAAACAAGAAAATACAATCGTTGATGTAAAAGGTGAATTGATTGGTAACGGAACACAAACGTTCATCATGGGACCTTGTGCAGTTGAAAGTTTAGAGCAAGTTCGCCAAGTAGGGCAAGCGATGAAAGACCAAGGATTAAAATTAATGCGCGGTGGTGCTTTCAAACCGAGAACATCTCCATACGATTTCCAAGGTTTAGGAGTAGAAGGATTACAAATTTTACGCCAAGTAGCAGATGAGTTCGACTTAGCGATCATTAGTGAAATTTTAAATCCGAACGATGTTGAAATGGCATTAGACTACGTTGATGTAATTCAAGTTGGTGCACGTAATATGCAAAACTTCGATTTACTACGAGCTGTAGGTAAAGTTAACAAGCCCGTATTACTAAAACGTGGTTTAGCAGCAACAATTGATGAATTCATTAACGCAGCGGAATACATCATTGCACAAGGTAACGACCAAATTATTCTATGTGAGCGCGGTATCCGCACATACGAAAGAGCAACACGTAACACATTAGATATTTCAGCAGTACCGATTTTAAAGAAAGAAACACATTTACCAGTTATCGTTGACGTTACGCATTCAACTGGACGTAGAGATTTATTATTACCAACAGCGAAAGCAGCACTTGCAATTGGCGCAGATGCAGTAATGGCTGAGGTTCATCCAGATCCAGCTGTTGCATTATCAGATTCTGCACAGCAAATGGATATTCCTGAATTCCATAGATTCATGGATGAGTTAAAAGGTTTCAAAAATAAATTATCTTAA
- the aroA gene encoding 3-phosphoshikimate 1-carboxyvinyltransferase: MKERIIKPVNSGLNGNITIPGDKSISHRAVMFGAIAEGKTTIKGFLPGADCLSTISCFKEMGVDITQNGDEVTVVGKGLEGLQEPKAVLDVGNSGTTIRLMSGILANTPFFSCVQGDASIAKRPMKRVTNPLKQMGANIDGREEGTFTPLTIRGGDLKAIEYISPVASAQVKSAILLAGLRAEGVTTVTEPHISRDHTERMLEAFGVKVTREGKTVKLAGGQKLTATDVQVPGDVSSAAFFLVAGAIIPNTKLVLENVGMNPTRTGIIDVLEKMGATFTVEAINEGASEPAANITIETSSLKGIEIGGDIIPRLIDEIPVIALAATQAEGITVIKDAHELKVKETNRIDTVVAELTKLGARIEATDDGMIIYGESALKGNTVNSYGDHRIGMMLAIAGCIAEGKTTIEDAEAVGVSYPTFFEELQKLAK, from the coding sequence GTGAAGGAAAGAATAATAAAACCTGTAAATAGCGGATTGAATGGCAATATTACAATCCCGGGTGATAAGTCCATTTCACACCGCGCTGTTATGTTCGGCGCGATTGCAGAAGGAAAAACGACAATTAAAGGTTTCTTGCCTGGTGCAGACTGTTTAAGTACAATTTCTTGTTTTAAAGAAATGGGAGTAGACATTACGCAAAACGGTGATGAAGTCACTGTAGTTGGTAAAGGATTAGAAGGTTTACAAGAACCGAAAGCTGTATTAGATGTTGGTAATTCTGGTACAACGATACGTTTAATGTCAGGGATTTTGGCAAATACACCATTTTTCTCTTGCGTACAAGGTGATGCATCTATCGCAAAAAGACCGATGAAACGTGTAACAAATCCGTTAAAACAAATGGGTGCAAACATTGATGGCCGCGAAGAAGGAACATTTACTCCATTAACAATACGTGGCGGAGATTTAAAAGCAATTGAATATATTTCTCCTGTCGCAAGCGCACAAGTTAAGTCAGCTATTTTACTTGCAGGACTTCGTGCAGAAGGTGTAACAACTGTTACAGAACCACATATTTCCCGCGACCATACGGAAAGAATGCTTGAAGCATTTGGCGTTAAAGTAACTCGCGAAGGAAAAACAGTGAAACTAGCAGGTGGCCAGAAGTTAACAGCGACAGATGTTCAAGTACCAGGTGACGTATCATCAGCTGCATTTTTCTTAGTGGCAGGTGCGATCATTCCAAATACTAAACTAGTATTAGAAAATGTAGGGATGAATCCAACACGTACAGGCATCATTGATGTATTAGAAAAAATGGGTGCTACATTTACTGTAGAAGCAATTAACGAAGGTGCATCAGAACCAGCTGCAAATATTACAATTGAAACATCTTCATTAAAGGGAATCGAAATTGGTGGAGATATTATTCCAAGATTAATCGATGAAATTCCTGTTATCGCTTTAGCGGCAACGCAAGCAGAAGGAATTACAGTAATTAAAGATGCGCACGAATTAAAAGTTAAAGAAACAAACCGTATTGATACAGTTGTTGCAGAATTAACGAAACTAGGTGCTCGCATAGAAGCAACTGACGACGGGATGATTATTTACGGGGAATCAGCTCTAAAAGGGAATACAGTTAATAGTTATGGTGATCACCGCATCGGAATGATGCTTGCGATTGCTGGATGTATCGCAGAAGGAAAAACAACAATTGAAGACGCAGAAGCAGTAGGTGTATCATACCCTACATTCTTCGAAGAACTTCAAAAGTTAGCTAAATAA
- the eis gene encoding enhanced intracellular survival protein Eis, whose amino-acid sequence MNVVRLKEDKFREVLRLSEYAFQYKVDEERLQQQLTRMKESHEIYGIMEGEKLAAKLHLIPFHIYIGKEKFKMGGVAGVATYPEYRRSGYVKELLQHSLQTMKKDGYTVSMLHPFAVSFYRKYGWELCANLLVCHMTKNDLVMKKPVNGTVKRFNKKNHPEEVEKIYETFAERFSGMLVREKNWWLQAVYDDLTLATYYDENKTAAGYMLYKIEDSKMTVEEFVPLHNEARNGLWNFICQHDSMIKELEMTVSENEPLLYTLQEPRVKTEIKPYFMGRIVDVEQFLKQYELNWNNVQQEVILHLTDSFAPWNNVTVRLANHEITIVEEVMNNGIKLDINALSTIMFGYKRPLELKELELISGSEEEIRVLENVVPVRKPFIYDFF is encoded by the coding sequence ATGAACGTTGTACGATTAAAAGAAGATAAATTTAGAGAAGTATTACGCTTATCAGAATACGCTTTTCAATATAAAGTAGATGAGGAACGTTTACAGCAACAACTTACAAGAATGAAGGAAAGTCATGAAATATACGGTATTATGGAAGGGGAAAAGTTAGCAGCAAAACTACACCTAATTCCGTTTCATATATACATAGGCAAAGAAAAATTTAAAATGGGAGGCGTTGCTGGGGTAGCGACGTATCCAGAATATAGAAGAAGTGGTTATGTGAAAGAATTGCTTCAACATTCACTTCAAACGATGAAAAAAGACGGATATACAGTATCGATGTTACATCCATTTGCTGTTTCATTTTACCGTAAATATGGCTGGGAACTTTGTGCGAACCTTCTCGTATGTCATATGACGAAGAATGATTTAGTTATGAAAAAACCAGTGAATGGAACTGTGAAACGTTTCAATAAAAAAAATCATCCAGAAGAGGTCGAGAAGATTTATGAAACATTTGCAGAACGTTTTTCCGGGATGTTAGTTCGAGAGAAGAACTGGTGGTTACAAGCGGTCTATGATGACTTAACATTAGCGACTTATTACGATGAAAATAAAACGGCAGCTGGTTACATGTTATATAAAATAGAAGACTCTAAAATGACAGTAGAAGAATTTGTACCACTGCATAATGAAGCACGAAATGGTCTGTGGAACTTTATTTGCCAGCATGATTCTATGATTAAAGAACTTGAAATGACAGTAAGTGAAAACGAACCGTTGTTATATACATTGCAAGAGCCACGTGTGAAGACGGAAATAAAACCATATTTTATGGGAAGAATTGTAGATGTAGAGCAGTTCTTAAAACAATATGAGTTGAACTGGAACAATGTACAGCAAGAAGTGATCTTACATCTTACAGATTCATTTGCTCCGTGGAATAATGTAACAGTGAGGCTTGCAAATCATGAAATAACAATTGTAGAAGAAGTAATGAATAATGGAATCAAACTAGATATAAATGCATTATCTACAATAATGTTTGGCTACAAACGTCCGTTAGAACTTAAAGAACTAGAATTAATTAGTGGAAGCGAAGAGGAAATACGAGTGTTAGAGAATGTAGTACCAGTGCGTAAGCCGTTTATTTATGATTTCTTTTAA
- the aroC gene encoding chorismate synthase: protein MRYITAGESHGPQLTVILEGVPAGLTLIAEHINKELLRRQKGHGRGRRMQIETDTVEIVSGVRHGVTLGSPITLIVKNDDFKHWTKVMGAEPISEKESKEMKRTITKPRPGHADLNGAIKYGHRDIRNVLERSSARETTVRVAAGAVAKQILKELGVEIAGHVLEIGGVQAKHISNLAIEEIQTITENSPVRCLDKEVEQEMMDAIDNAKSSGDSIGGIVEVIAEGMPIGVGSYVHYDRKLDAKLAGAIMSINAFKGAEIGVGFEAARQPGSKVHDEILWDEEQGYTRKTNNAGGLEGGMTTGMPIVVRGVMKPIPTLYKPLASVDIDTKEAFQASIERSDSCAVPAAGVVAESVVAWELAHALVEQFGKDRMDLIQQNITQHNKYAKEF, encoded by the coding sequence ATGAGATACATTACAGCTGGAGAATCACATGGGCCGCAGTTAACAGTTATTTTAGAAGGTGTACCAGCAGGTTTAACATTAATAGCGGAACATATTAATAAAGAATTATTAAGAAGACAAAAAGGGCACGGACGCGGAAGACGCATGCAAATTGAAACCGATACTGTTGAAATTGTAAGTGGTGTTCGTCATGGGGTGACACTTGGCTCGCCGATAACGTTAATCGTAAAAAATGATGATTTCAAACATTGGACGAAAGTAATGGGTGCAGAGCCAATTTCGGAAAAAGAAAGTAAAGAAATGAAACGTACAATTACAAAACCACGTCCAGGACATGCGGATTTAAACGGAGCAATTAAATACGGACATCGTGATATAAGAAACGTACTAGAGCGCTCATCGGCAAGAGAAACGACAGTTCGTGTAGCTGCTGGTGCGGTTGCGAAACAAATTTTAAAAGAATTAGGCGTAGAAATTGCAGGACATGTACTTGAAATTGGTGGAGTACAAGCAAAACATATTTCAAACTTAGCAATTGAAGAAATTCAAACAATTACTGAAAACTCACCAGTTCGATGTTTAGATAAAGAAGTAGAACAAGAGATGATGGATGCGATTGATAACGCAAAAAGTAGTGGAGATTCAATCGGTGGTATAGTTGAAGTCATTGCAGAAGGTATGCCAATTGGCGTTGGTAGCTACGTTCATTACGACCGTAAACTAGATGCAAAACTTGCTGGTGCGATTATGAGTATTAATGCATTTAAAGGTGCTGAAATTGGCGTTGGCTTTGAAGCGGCAAGACAGCCAGGCAGTAAAGTGCATGATGAAATTTTATGGGATGAGGAACAAGGATACACGAGAAAAACGAATAATGCCGGCGGTTTAGAAGGCGGTATGACAACAGGTATGCCAATTGTTGTAAGAGGTGTAATGAAGCCAATACCTACATTATATAAACCGTTAGCAAGCGTTGACATTGATACGAAAGAAGCATTCCAAGCGAGTATTGAAAGATCTGATAGTTGCGCAGTACCAGCAGCAGGTGTAGTAGCTGAATCTGTCGTAGCATGGGAACTTGCACATGCCCTTGTCGAACAATTCGGAAAAGATCGTATGGATTTAATTCAGCAGAACATTACGCAACATAACAAATACGCAAAAGAATTTTAA